The Primulina eburnea isolate SZY01 chromosome 13, ASM2296580v1, whole genome shotgun sequence genome includes a region encoding these proteins:
- the LOC140809070 gene encoding uncharacterized protein, translating to MHRLFVKLKRLKSHLKWWNKSVFGDLFVKLAEAEQAVRVAEAVCEADPSDLHWTSLSNCNEDLARVTAMEADFWRQKAACRWLEDGERNTKLFHNMVKKKRVANKIFRIWDNGSCLTSPDLIQQSGAAFFQNLLTGDPFVLSCPDFSDFPLVISDLENANIAAPPSLEEVRATVFSIHRDSVAGPDGFSSAFFQHCWEIVHQDVLDAVLDFFRGSPMPQGFTATTITLIPKVMGAQAWSDFRPISLCNVTNKIISKLLYSRLKVVAERLVSWNQSGFVPGRVISDNILLAQELTHSLSLPTRGGNVILKLDMAKAYDRVQWSFLLDVLRHYGFSEQVVSLISACISHCQFSVNINGSLTGFFGSTRGLRQGDPLSPLLFILGAEYLSCGLDRLYRQFPAIRYRSGCDLPLSHLAYADDIIIFANGGTREMNNLMDFLHHYENCSGQLVNAFKSVIILPPRCSARTRSRLLRITGFGEGFFPIKYLGVPLFRGNRVCSLFDPLVQMVSKKLEGWELKTLSPGSRMTLLRSVLLSVPLYMFQVVQPPLAVMERLENVFNGFLWGSRPLDKKWHWARWSRACLPVSEGGLGFRRLKDIVESFSIKLWFRFRQGSSLWSKFMMRKYCQLGHPACVSSAGFISPTWRRLLKIRPRAESGIRWRVGMGDVNFWDDIWCGDVPLSSQLPVRGDRGVRVSHFISDGVWDFDFLCSVVPPSVAETIALIPIALGEPDLAIWVHSSDGVFSIKSAWELVRLRDQVSDIFTPCWGSWLRPTMSFFLWRFWHQWLPVDDVLQRRGFELASKCQCCEMPETFTHIFIDSPIARSVWHFFGAVFHVRIPLTSDFRLFLSAWKRHPGWTPRGHVKEFLPFIVLWFLWTARNDAKHRHLHISGETVKSQILSYLRLAHAASTVKPMHWRGVLHAARSLGFFVDMRRVHKMAIVRWLRPPVGCFKLNVDGSSRGSPGASTIGGVVRDSSGQVLVSFSEFIGVGTNIRAELWAIWRGLLISSDLHLFPLWIETDSRISLLILRSRRCTWDLEHIVTRIRLLMRGRSVHLSHIYREGNSVADALAARVSVLGGCLALPYSLCKWVQTLAHDVVILVCSEWVSDLLLLVLYFGTFMVPGGRFLLVLFRRRISFYRGVSWMSWWSHGVLSTGSSAFYAMLVRLLLLGIELFALLIQTLDIFRSGGIAISFLLCDRHCIVTSWPDFLLPSGSGPLVTYQMIFILTDWILQDDSFGMRAFSWALRSSHRYHFDFLSWLFIVLLVFD from the exons ATGCACCGTCTTTTTGTGAAATTGAAGCGCCTCAAGAGCCACCTGAAGTGGTGGAATAAGAGTGTTTTTGGGGATCTTTTTGTCAAACTTGCTGAGGCGGAGCAGGCTGTCCGGGTTGCTGAGGCAGTTTGCGAGGCTGACCCTTCGGATTTGCATTGGACTAGTTTGTCCAATTGCAATGAAGACCTTGCTCGGGTTACTGccatggaggcggatttttggCGGCAAAAAGCCGCTTGTAGGTGGTTAGAGGATGGTGAGAGAAACACCAAACTCTTCCACAATATGGTCAAGAAAAAACGGGTGGCTAATAAAATTTTCCGTATTTGGGATAATGGTTCTTGCCTTACTTCCCCTGATCTTATTCAGCAGTCTGGAGCCGCCTTTTTTCAAAACCTGCTTACTGGGGATCCTTTTGTGCTTTCTTGCCCAGATTTTTCTGATTTCCCTTTGGTGATCTCGGATTTGGAGAACGCCAATATTGCTGCCCCCCCTTCATTGGAGGAGGTGCGGGCGACTGTTTTCTCCATACATCGTGATAGTGTGGCGGGGCCTGATGGTTTCTCTTCGGCTTTCTTTCAGCATTGCTGGGAGATTGTCCATCAGGATGTTTTGGATGCGGTTCTTGATTTCTTTCGGGGTAGTCCCATGCCACAGGGGTTTACTGCCACCACGATCACATTGATTCCCAAAGTCATGGGTGCTCAAGCTTGGTCGGACTTTCGTCCTATCAGCTTGTGTAATGTGACCAATAAGATCATTTCCAAACTATTATATTCTCGATTGAAGGTGGTGGCGGAGAGGCTTGTTTCGTGGAATCAGAGTGGCTTTGTTCCAGGGCGGGTGATTTCGGATAATATCCTCCTTGCTCAAGAGCTTACTCATAGTCTTTCTCTCCCCACCCGTGGTGGCAATGTTATTTTGAAATTGGATATGGCCAAAGCCTATGATAGGGTCCAATGGTCTTTTCTGTTGGATGTTTTGAGGCATTATGGCTTTTCAGAGCAGGTTGTGTCGCTGATATCTGCCTGCATTTCTCATTGCCAATTTTCAGTTAATATCAATGGTTCACTCACTGGATTCTTTGGATCCACTAGGGGTCTCCGGCAGGGTGACCCTTTGTCCCCTCTACTTTTCATTCTGGGGGCTGAGTACCTTTCGTGCGGGCTTGATCGTCTTTATCGTCAGTTTCCTGCGATTAGGTACCGATCTGGTTGTGATCTCCCCCTTTCACACCTGGCTTATGCTGATGATATCATTATTTTTGCCAATGGTGGGACTCGTGAGATGAACAATCTCATGGATTTTTTGCATCACTATGAAAACTGCTCGGGGCAGTTGGTGAATGCATTTAAGAGCGTCATTATTTTGCCTCCGAGGTGTTCTGCTCGTACTCGTTCCCGTCTCCTTCGTATCACTGGGTTTGGGGAGGGTTTTTTTCCTATCAAATACCTCGGAGTTCCTTTGTTTCGTGGGAATAGAGTTTGCTCTCTTTTTGATCCCCTTGTGCAGATGGTGAGTAAGAAGTTGGAGGGTTGGGAGCTTAAAACTCTTTCCCCGGGGAGTCGTATGACACTCCTTAGGAGTGTTCTCCTTTCGGTTCCCCTTTACATGTTTCAGGTAGTCCAGCCTCCTCTGGCAGTTATGGAGAGGCTCGAGAATGTTTTCAATGGTTTCTTGTGGGGTTCCAGACCTTTGGATAAGAAATGGCATTGGGCGAGGTGGTCTCGTGCATGTCTTCCTGTCTCTGAAGGGGGTCTTGGATTTCGCAGGCTCAAAGATATTGTGGAAAGCTTCTCCATTAAATTATGGTTTCGCTTTCGTCAAGGTTCATCTCTATGGTCCAAATTCATGATGAGAAAATACTGCCAGTTGGGGCATCCAGCTTGTGTTTCATCTGCTGGAttcatttctcccacttggcgtCGTTTGCTTAAGATTAGGCCTCGTGCTGAATCTGGCATTCGATGGAGAGTTGGGATGGGAGATGTTAATTTTTGGGATGATATCTGGTGTGGGGATGTTCCATTATCTAGTCAGTTACCGGTTAGGGGGGATCGAGGTGTCCGTGTTTCTCACTTTATTTCAGATGGGGTTTGGGATTTTGATTTCCTCTGTTCAGTTGTTCCTCCCTCTGTTGCTGAGACTATTGCTCTGATCCCTATTGCATTGGGTGAGCCCGATTTGGCCATTTGGGTGCATAGTTCTGACGGTGTTTTTTCGATAAAATCCGCTTGGGAGCTTGTCCGCCTGAGAGACCAAGTTTCTGATATATTCACTCCTTGCTGGGGCAGTTGGCTGAGGCCTACTATGTCTTTCTTCCTATGGAGGTTTTGGCATCAATGGCTTCCAGTTGACGATGTTCTCCAGCGTCGTGGTTTCGAGCTGGCGTCTAAATGTCAGTGCTGTGAGATGCCTGAGACATTCACGCACATTTTCATTGACAGCCCTATTGCCAGATCTGTATGGCATTTTTTTGGGGCTGTTTTTCATGTCCGTATTCCCCTTACTAGTGATTTCAGACTCTTCCTCAGTGCTTGGAAGAGGCATCCGGGGTGGACACCTAGAGGCCACGTGAAGGAGTTTTTGCCTTTCATTGTTTTATGGTTTCTCTGGACAGCTAGGAATGATGCGAAACACCGTCATTTGCACATTTCTGGGGAGACTGTTAAGTCTCAGATTTTGTCCTATTTGCGTCTAGCTCACGCTGCGTCTACTGTTAAGCCCATGCACTGGCGTGGTGTTTTACATGCTGCGAGGTCGCTTGGGTTTTTTGTTGATATGCGCAGGGTACATAAAATGGCGATTGTCCGTTGGTTGAGACCGCCGGTTGGGTGCTTCAAACTGAATGTGGATGggagttcgagaggtagtcctgGAGCTTCTACTATTGGTGGTGTTGTTCGTGACTCCTCTGGTCAGGTGCTGGTTTCTTTCAGTGAGTTCATTGGAGTTGGGACCAATATCCGGGCAGAACTTTGGGCTATTTGGAGGGGTCTTCTCATTTCTTCTGATCTTCATTTATTCCCTCTTTGGATTGAGACTGACTCTCGTATATCTCTTCTTATACTTCGCTCCCGTCGGTGTACTTGGGATCTTGAGCATATTGTTACACGGATTCGTTTGCTGATGAGGGGGCGTTCAGTTCATTTATCGCATATTTACCGGGAAGGGAATTCGGTGGCGGATGCCTTGGCGGCGAGG gTTAGTGTTCTTGGAGGTTGTTTAGCACTTCCATATAGTTTGTGCAAGTGGGTCCAGACACTTGCACATGATGTGGTTATCCTTGTTTGTTCCGAGTGGGTTTCTGATCTATTGCTGTTGGTGCTTTACTTTGGCACATTCATGGTTCCTGGCGGACGTTTTCTGCTGGTTCTCTTTCGCCGCCGTATCAGTTTTTATAGAGGTGTCTCCTGGATGTCATGGTGGAGTCATGGGGTGCTTTCTACAGGATCTTCTGCGTTTTATGCCATGCTCGTTAGACTCCTACTTCTTGGGATCGAGCTCTTTGCTCTTTTGATTCAGACGCTGGATATCTTTCGTTCTGGCGGGATTGCGATCTCTTTTTTGCTCTGTGATCGCCATTGTATAGTGACTTCCTGGCCAGACTTTCTTTTGCCGAGTGGGAGTGGTCCACTTGTTACCTACCAGATGATATTTATATTGACAGATTGGATTCTTCAGGATGATAGTTTCGGGATGAGAGCATTTTCATGGGCTCTGCGTTCATCTCATCGTTATCATTTTGACTTCCTCAGCTGGTTGTTCATAGTGCTCCTCGTTTTTGATTAG